The stretch of DNA TTTTCTTACCCATTTTTACATCTTAAGTTGATGAACAAATTACTgattatagaataaaaaaacaaacaacaccCCAATGTTTTCATCAACCTAATACTATCATGTGTTTGTTCACATAACAATGATATCATCACAGGTGTTTGGTGACACAGATTTTTGCTGTCAGAAAGACGATGATTCGAATTATAACGCTATCAGAAAGGAACATATTATTACATGCCTTTCTTATCATACCCATCAACAACATATATAAAACTTGCATATAATGTATGTACGTGAATGAacaattcatatatataaataatatatagtgTATAAGAGATCAAAAGGTAGTGTTGATCTGTTCAGATTTTAACAATTGCGAAACACAACCGAGAAGAGACTCTGAAAGACCAAAGATGCAGCGTATGATGGAGTTCAAGATGATTCTGACGCACAATCTGGTTCCATCCTTTTGTTAAGTTGTAGATGCAAGTTTTTTCCATGTTCCACTTCTTCAAGCACATCTTGTACTCATTCAAAGATGGATCCAACACAGTCACTGGCAACCCAACAAGCCTTCCATTTTCTTTGATACTCTCATTCAATGACGACTCCTCAGTTTCTGAAAGAAATTTGTTGGCAATCTTCGAAGGTGGAATGGACAAACGAGCATGCTTTGGGTTCACATCTGTACTAAAAAGTGTCTTTTCGATCACAAACTTCACCTCAGATCCATTAAGTTCTTcaatcttttcttgaaattctCTTGGCAGCAATGCATCATCAGATTCATGACCTTCTTCCTCATTCTCCACACTTTCATTGTTTCTCAAGTCATGCTTATTCTTTTGTTGTTCCTCTTCGTATGCACTAAATAAGGACACTGCGTCCAACAAATACTCAAACTTTGATTTCTTGTCACTGCAtcccttctccttcttcatTATCTTTGGTGGGTTATCATCACTTTGTTGGAAATGACTAAAATGACTAACCCTTTTTGTTGATCTGAATCGGAATAGGTCATCATTGTTGCTTCTGCTGCTGCTACATCCTTCTTCAGTCTTTATTCTCTTTGATGGTTTATCATTACTTTCTgcttctttctctttccttttgAGACTGCTTTCACCCATTTTCATGGAAAACTCTTCTCCATAAAGAGAATGGTTTTCTTCTTTGGCAAGAAAGTCACTCATCGTTGAAGTCCGATCATCTCCATTTCCAACTTTCTTCTTTCCAACTGCTTTAAGCATTTTCTCTTTCATTGCTTTGTGTTTCACTCTACACTCTTCACCTCTTGTAAATTAGACCAATTTTGTTTCTGTGTTTTGCATTTCATCAACTCATCTTTATATAAATAACATgcaaaaaagataaaactaattttttaatagtatattCATATCAGtacaaatattttgatttaataattaaggTAATATGATCAgatcaatataattttagttaataggataatatttgtgtaatttttttttatatatatattatagattatGCTATTGTTAAACTTAgagataagttttattttataagatattGTGTAGATTTAGTATATTTCTGATTATGGgaaatttaattgatattttttcattaaaatagatttttattttatatgatattgTATACAGTTAGTA from Vigna unguiculata cultivar IT97K-499-35 chromosome 8, ASM411807v1, whole genome shotgun sequence encodes:
- the LOC114195170 gene encoding B3 domain-containing protein At2g24670-like — protein: MKEKMLKAVGKKKVGNGDDRTSTMSDFLAKEENHSLYGEEFSMKMGESSLKRKEKEAESNDKPSKRIKTEEGCSSSRSNNDDLFRFRSTKRVSHFSHFQQSDDNPPKIMKKEKGCSDKKSKFEYLLDAVSLFSAYEEEQQKNKHDLRNNESVENEEEGHESDDALLPREFQEKIEELNGSEVKFVIEKTLFSTDVNPKHARLSIPPSKIANKFLSETEESSLNESIKENGRLVGLPVTVLDPSLNEYKMCLKKWNMEKTCIYNLTKGWNQIVRQNHLELHHTLHLWSFRVSSRLCFAIVKI